A window of the Dongshaea marina genome harbors these coding sequences:
- a CDS encoding peptide ABC transporter substrate-binding protein — MSPNPLFRFTLFCCALFSLGLSTLSQAEATSPSTQLAKVQQLIRGNRAEPATLDPQKVEGVPASNILADLFEGLVSIGPQGMMVPGIATHWENSNNQIYTFHLRHAKWSDGTPLTAKDFVFAWRRAVDPKLASPYSWFVQEAHITNADAIVNGKLPPSKLGVEALDPYTLKVELSQPVPYFVQMLANTTFYPVPQKVVEKYGEKWTRPEHMVSDGAYQLKSWVVNEKIVAVRNPYYWNNSQTHINQVTYLPVTKPNTEVNRYMAGGMDMTYQIPTDPAQYHRLKEDMGNELQTSGVIGNYYYSFNMKRKPLNDVRVRKALAYAIDREIIAKDVLGEGQLAAYTFTPPATAGFTKPSLPWEKWSQKELDQKALTLMKQAGYGPEHPLKVTLLYSPHGYDKKIALAIASMWKKLGIDVSLNNQEWKVYLDTLKQFNFDIAVTDWYGDYNEPSTFLGLLLCGNPQNNSAYCNKEYDSIYQHSARLTTARERAQSYDALEEIINRDMPVAPIFDFVTTRLVKPYVGGYSDNPLDKVYTRKLYIKAHQVS; from the coding sequence ATGTCCCCCAATCCTCTTTTTCGATTTACACTTTTTTGCTGTGCTCTCTTCTCACTCGGCTTATCAACCCTGTCTCAGGCCGAAGCTACAAGCCCTTCTACGCAACTCGCCAAGGTTCAGCAGCTGATCCGTGGCAATCGTGCAGAGCCCGCGACCCTGGATCCACAAAAGGTTGAGGGAGTCCCAGCTTCCAACATCCTTGCGGATCTCTTTGAGGGGCTGGTCTCCATCGGCCCACAGGGTATGATGGTTCCGGGAATCGCCACCCACTGGGAAAACAGCAATAACCAGATCTATACCTTCCACCTTCGCCACGCCAAGTGGTCCGATGGAACGCCGTTAACGGCTAAAGATTTCGTGTTTGCCTGGAGAAGAGCGGTCGATCCCAAGCTTGCCTCGCCATACAGCTGGTTTGTTCAGGAAGCCCATATCACAAATGCCGATGCCATCGTCAATGGCAAGCTCCCTCCCTCAAAACTGGGAGTTGAGGCACTGGATCCTTACACGCTTAAAGTCGAGCTATCTCAACCGGTCCCCTACTTTGTGCAGATGCTGGCCAACACTACCTTCTATCCTGTGCCACAAAAGGTGGTTGAGAAGTATGGTGAGAAGTGGACCCGCCCCGAGCACATGGTTTCAGACGGTGCGTATCAGCTTAAAAGCTGGGTGGTGAATGAAAAGATAGTCGCGGTGCGCAACCCCTACTACTGGAACAACAGCCAGACCCATATCAACCAGGTCACCTACCTGCCGGTCACTAAGCCGAACACCGAGGTAAATCGCTACATGGCCGGAGGAATGGACATGACCTACCAGATCCCGACCGATCCAGCCCAGTATCACCGGCTAAAGGAGGATATGGGGAATGAGCTTCAAACATCCGGGGTGATCGGCAACTACTACTACAGCTTCAATATGAAGCGTAAGCCGCTTAATGATGTCCGGGTGCGCAAGGCTCTGGCCTATGCGATTGACCGTGAAATCATCGCCAAAGATGTGTTGGGCGAAGGGCAGCTCGCCGCCTATACCTTTACCCCGCCGGCAACGGCTGGCTTTACCAAACCGAGCCTGCCCTGGGAGAAGTGGTCTCAGAAAGAGCTGGATCAAAAGGCTCTCACACTGATGAAGCAGGCGGGATATGGCCCGGAGCACCCACTGAAAGTCACCCTGCTTTACAGCCCCCATGGTTATGATAAGAAAATTGCTCTCGCCATCGCCTCGATGTGGAAAAAGCTCGGGATTGATGTCTCGCTGAATAATCAGGAGTGGAAGGTCTACCTGGATACGCTCAAGCAGTTTAATTTCGATATTGCGGTCACCGACTGGTATGGGGACTATAACGAGCCCAGCACCTTCCTGGGGCTGTTGCTATGTGGTAACCCTCAGAACAACAGCGCCTACTGCAACAAAGAGTATGACAGCATCTATCAGCACAGCGCCCGTCTGACCACCGCCAGGGAGCGTGCCCAATCCTATGACGCGCTGGAGGAGATCATCAACCGCGACATGCCGGTCGCCCCGATCTTTGACTTCGTCACCACCCGGCTGGTCAAGCCCTATGTCGGCGGCTACTCAGATAACCCGCTAGACAAGGTCTACACCCGCAAACTCTATATCAAGGCGCATCAAGTCAGCTAA
- a CDS encoding APC family permease, which yields MKDSLKPKFGLFTAFTMVVGTVVGIGIYFKATPILANTGGSEHFALIAWVSGALLTIIAGVVVSELASMTQNTGGLQSFGDQTWGRAFGFVIGWSQSVLYMPLTLSIISFYSATFTLMFLGWPLSLKNLMLFTYGYYIVINGINFISSSLAGHLQKVMTVLKLIPLLGIAITGLFFSGDASTSLQMSGATVKDLSAFTAISTAMIPVLFAFEGWIFASTVAREIKNPQRNLPIAIIGGIVVIAAVYLLFTIGLLHVAPGAEYAYNSGEVNVFSAANVLFGPLGGKIIQCFIVISALGVLNGYSLYSLRMPYSLALRGPFPGSKKLLKISPRTNIPSNSALFMNCWTLVVISIGFGLYGLGQSHVFDIFGDVPVALFYIFYLTIIAGIWRLRYTRPQAPRPFRVPFLPLLALIAILGSAYAVYGAFISHPYYMLGSVVVALLGLVIYKKYKIAAQHGEQEH from the coding sequence ATGAAAGACTCCCTGAAGCCCAAATTTGGACTGTTCACCGCCTTCACCATGGTGGTGGGGACCGTGGTTGGTATTGGCATCTACTTTAAGGCAACACCAATCCTGGCGAATACGGGAGGCTCTGAGCATTTTGCCCTGATCGCCTGGGTCAGCGGCGCTCTTTTGACCATTATCGCCGGAGTCGTGGTCTCTGAGCTTGCCAGCATGACCCAAAACACTGGAGGACTACAGTCGTTTGGCGATCAGACCTGGGGCAGAGCCTTCGGTTTTGTGATCGGCTGGAGTCAGTCGGTGCTCTATATGCCGTTGACCCTCAGTATCATCTCTTTTTACTCGGCTACCTTTACCCTGATGTTTCTGGGGTGGCCCCTTAGCCTTAAAAACCTGATGCTGTTTACCTATGGCTACTACATAGTGATCAACGGGATTAACTTTATCTCCTCCTCCCTGGCCGGTCACCTGCAAAAAGTAATGACAGTGCTTAAGCTGATCCCGCTGCTGGGGATCGCCATCACCGGGCTATTTTTTAGCGGTGACGCCTCCACCAGCCTGCAGATGAGCGGCGCTACTGTCAAAGATCTCTCAGCCTTTACCGCCATCTCTACCGCGATGATCCCTGTGCTGTTTGCCTTCGAGGGGTGGATCTTTGCCTCAACGGTTGCCCGCGAGATCAAAAACCCTCAGCGTAACCTGCCAATCGCAATCATCGGCGGGATCGTGGTAATTGCCGCCGTCTATCTGCTGTTCACCATCGGCCTGTTGCATGTGGCTCCGGGTGCAGAGTACGCCTACAACTCGGGTGAAGTGAATGTGTTCAGCGCGGCCAATGTGCTGTTTGGCCCCCTGGGAGGAAAGATCATCCAGTGCTTCATCGTGATCTCTGCTTTGGGAGTCCTCAATGGCTATTCTCTCTACTCCCTGAGAATGCCCTACTCACTGGCACTTCGCGGTCCCTTCCCCGGTTCCAAAAAACTATTGAAGATATCGCCTCGCACCAATATCCCCAGCAACTCAGCCCTGTTTATGAACTGCTGGACCCTGGTTGTCATCAGCATCGGCTTTGGACTCTATGGACTGGGACAAAGCCATGTGTTTGATATTTTTGGCGATGTTCCGGTAGCTCTCTTCTATATCTTCTACCTGACCATCATTGCCGGGATCTGGCGACTACGTTACACCCGCCCTCAGGCACCCCGCCCCTTCCGGGTGCCATTTTTGCCACTGCTGGCGCTGATCGCCATCCTGGGCTCTGCCTATGCCGTGTATGGTGCCTTTATCTCCCACCCCTACTACATGCTGGGCTCGGTCGTGGTCGCCCTGCTGGGATTGGTTATCTATAAAAAATATAAGATTGCAGCCCAGCACGGCGAACAAGAGCACTAA